The following are encoded in a window of Staphylococcus piscifermentans genomic DNA:
- the gcvPA gene encoding aminomethyl-transferring glycine dehydrogenase subunit GcvPA encodes MSHRYIPLTEKDKQEMLETIGASSVEELFGDIPKEILLNRELDIPNGEDETTLFKRLSRIANKNITKEDHTSFLGAGVYDHYTPAVVDAMISRSEFYTAYTPYQPEISQGELQAIFEFQTLICELTGMDVANSSMYDGITAFAEACILAFSQTKKNKIVVSKGLHYQALQVLHTYAKIRNDYEIVEVDLDGTVTDLDKLEAAIDDDTAAVAVQYPNFYGSIEDLEKIKSLIKSKKTLFIVYTNPLSLGLLTPPGEFGADIVVGDTQPFGIPAQFGGPHCGFFATTKKLMRKVPGRLVGQTEDDHGNRGFVLTLQAREQHIRRDKATSNICSNQALNALASSIAMSALGKQGLQDIAEQNFENANYAKKQFEEAGIEVLPGTSFNEFVIKLDKPVKEVNDKLLDEGIIGGFDLSEVNENLGQAMLVAVTELRTKDEIDTFVKKVGEINGK; translated from the coding sequence GTGAGTCATCGATATATACCGTTAACTGAAAAAGACAAACAAGAAATGTTAGAAACAATCGGAGCAAGTTCCGTTGAAGAACTATTTGGAGACATACCTAAAGAAATATTGCTTAACAGAGAGTTGGATATTCCAAATGGTGAAGATGAAACAACTTTATTTAAAAGATTAAGCAGAATTGCAAATAAAAATATAACTAAAGAAGATCATACATCTTTCTTAGGCGCTGGAGTATATGATCATTACACACCAGCTGTAGTAGATGCTATGATTTCTCGTTCAGAATTCTATACTGCATATACACCTTATCAACCTGAAATTTCTCAAGGTGAATTGCAAGCAATCTTTGAATTCCAAACTTTAATTTGTGAATTGACTGGTATGGATGTTGCAAACTCATCAATGTATGATGGTATCACAGCATTCGCTGAAGCATGTATTTTAGCTTTCAGCCAAACTAAAAAGAATAAAATTGTAGTTTCTAAAGGTCTACATTATCAAGCTTTACAAGTATTGCATACTTACGCAAAAATCAGAAATGACTATGAAATTGTAGAAGTAGACTTAGACGGTACAGTTACTGACCTAGATAAATTAGAAGCTGCAATTGACGATGACACAGCAGCAGTTGCTGTTCAATATCCAAACTTCTATGGATCTATAGAAGATTTAGAGAAAATTAAATCATTAATTAAGAGCAAAAAAACATTGTTCATTGTTTATACAAATCCACTTTCACTTGGTTTATTGACTCCTCCAGGTGAGTTCGGTGCTGATATTGTTGTAGGAGATACACAACCATTTGGAATCCCCGCACAATTTGGTGGCCCGCATTGCGGATTCTTTGCTACAACTAAAAAATTAATGCGTAAAGTACCTGGTCGTTTAGTTGGACAAACAGAAGATGACCATGGCAACCGCGGATTTGTCTTAACTTTACAAGCGCGTGAACAACACATTCGCCGTGATAAAGCAACTTCTAATATTTGTTCAAACCAAGCATTAAATGCACTTGCTTCATCTATAGCAATGTCCGCTTTAGGTAAACAAGGGCTACAAGATATTGCTGAGCAAAACTTTGAAAATGCTAATTATGCTAAAAAACAATTCGAAGAAGCAGGAATCGAAGTACTGCCTGGCACTTCTTTCAACGAGTTCGTTATTAAACTTGATAAACCAGTAAAAGAAGTGAATGATAAATTGTTAGATGAAGGTATCATCGGCGGTTTTGATTTAAGCGAAGTAAATGAAAATTTGGGACAAGCAATGCTTGTTGCAGTAACTGAACTAAGAACAAAAGATGAAATTGATACTTTTGTGAAGAAAGTGGGTGAAATTAATGGTAAGTAA
- the gcvPB gene encoding aminomethyl-transferring glycine dehydrogenase subunit GcvPB produces MVSKSSPLIFERSRAGRYAYSLPKKEIDNNAVKELLDDKFIRKNKAEFPEVAELDLVRHYTELSNKNFGVDSGFYPLGSCTMKYNPKINEKVARIPGFAESHPLQQESQVQGSLEIIHSLQEELKEITGMDEVTLQPAAGAHGEWTALMIFKAYHEKNGEGHRNEVIVPDSAHGTNPASAAFAGFKAVTVKSDENGEVDVEDLKRLVNENTAAIMLTNPNTLGIFEHNIMEIGKIVHDAGGLLYYDGANLNAIMDKVRPGDMGFDAVHLNLHKTFTGPHGGGGPGSGPVGVKKELASFLPKPMVVKDGDTYRYDNDIENSIGRVKPFYGNFGIYLRAYTYIRTMGNIGLKEVSEAAVLNANYIKARLKDAFEIPYSQYCKHEFVLSGSKQKKEGVRTLDMAKRLLDFGVHPPTIYFPLNVEEGMMIEPTETESKETLDYFCDAMIQIANEAKEDPDKVLEAPHNTVIDRLDETQAARHPVLKFDKLHEEKE; encoded by the coding sequence ATGGTAAGTAAATCAAGTCCATTAATTTTCGAACGTTCTAGAGCAGGTAGATATGCTTATTCTTTACCTAAAAAAGAAATTGATAACAATGCTGTAAAAGAACTACTAGATGATAAGTTTATCCGTAAAAACAAAGCAGAATTTCCTGAAGTAGCTGAATTAGACCTAGTGAGACATTACACTGAACTTTCTAATAAAAACTTCGGAGTAGATTCAGGATTCTACCCATTAGGTTCTTGTACAATGAAATACAACCCTAAAATCAATGAAAAAGTCGCTCGTATTCCTGGATTTGCGGAATCACATCCATTACAACAAGAATCACAGGTTCAAGGCTCTTTAGAAATCATTCACAGTTTGCAAGAAGAATTGAAAGAAATTACTGGCATGGATGAAGTAACACTACAACCAGCAGCAGGCGCACACGGTGAATGGACTGCGCTTATGATTTTCAAAGCATATCATGAGAAAAATGGTGAAGGTCATCGTAATGAAGTTATTGTACCGGACTCAGCACATGGTACAAACCCTGCTTCAGCTGCTTTTGCTGGATTCAAAGCTGTTACGGTTAAATCTGACGAAAACGGTGAAGTAGATGTTGAAGACTTAAAACGTCTTGTGAATGAAAATACCGCAGCTATTATGTTAACAAATCCTAATACTTTAGGTATATTTGAACATAATATTATGGAAATCGGTAAGATTGTCCATGATGCAGGTGGGTTATTATACTACGATGGAGCTAACTTAAATGCCATTATGGACAAAGTACGTCCAGGAGACATGGGATTTGATGCAGTACATTTAAACTTGCATAAAACATTTACTGGTCCGCATGGCGGCGGTGGCCCAGGATCAGGTCCTGTAGGCGTGAAAAAAGAATTAGCAAGTTTCTTGCCAAAACCAATGGTAGTCAAAGATGGGGATACGTATCGTTATGATAATGATATTGAAAATTCAATCGGACGTGTTAAACCATTCTACGGCAACTTTGGAATTTATCTACGTGCGTATACTTATATCCGCACAATGGGTAATATCGGTCTTAAAGAAGTATCTGAAGCAGCAGTTCTTAATGCGAACTATATTAAAGCGCGCTTAAAAGATGCCTTTGAGATTCCATATTCACAATATTGTAAGCATGAATTCGTACTAAGCGGTTCTAAGCAGAAAAAAGAAGGTGTGCGTACTTTAGATATGGCTAAACGTCTCTTAGACTTTGGTGTACACCCACCTACAATCTACTTCCCGCTTAACGTAGAAGAGGGTATGATGATTGAACCAACAGAAACTGAGTCTAAAGAAACTTTAGATTACTTCTGCGATGCAATGATTCAAATTGCAAATGAAGCTAAAGAAGATCCAGATAAAGTGCTTGAAGCACCACACAATACAGTAATCGATAGATTGGATGAAACACAAGCTGCACGTCATCCAGTATTGAAATTTGATAAACTTCACGAAGAAAAAGAGTAA
- a CDS encoding rhodanese-like domain-containing protein: MSNFWFIILAVLIIIALYMLIQFFVNRRAVTELDQDEFHKGLRKAQVIDVREKVDYDYGHIIGARNIPMTLFSQRYKGLRKDQPIYLVDANGVASYRAARILKKNGYKDIYMLKGGYKKWTGKVKAKK, from the coding sequence ATGAGTAACTTTTGGTTTATCATTTTAGCTGTTTTAATTATTATCGCTTTATATATGTTAATCCAATTTTTTGTAAATCGAAGAGCAGTTACTGAGCTTGATCAGGACGAATTCCATAAAGGATTGCGAAAAGCTCAAGTCATCGATGTAAGAGAAAAAGTTGACTATGATTATGGTCATATCATTGGTGCTAGAAATATCCCAATGACTTTATTCAGTCAACGTTATAAAGGTCTTCGAAAAGACCAACCAATCTATCTTGTTGATGCCAACGGAGTTGCAAGTTATCGTGCAGCTCGTATTCTTAAAAAGAATGGTTATAAAGATATTTACATGCTTAAAGGCGGCTACAAAAAATGGACTGGTAAAGTTAAAGCAAAAAAATAA
- a CDS encoding lipoate--protein ligase family protein — translation MTETWNFINSGSHDPYYNMAMDEALLNFVSRGEIDPVIRFYTWNPATLSIGYFQRLQKEIDIEKVKEKGYGLVRRQTGGRGVLHDKELTYSVIVPESHPEMPKTVTEAYRVISQGLLEGFKELGFETYFAVPRSKEEREKLKQPRSSVCFDAPSWYELVVEGRKIAGSAQTRQKGVILQHGSILKDIDVDNLFDMFIFKNERLKEKMKNAFTDKAVAINDISDTKVTLEQMEKAFEKGFQKGLNVNFKPLELTEAQKAEIKEIEAKYKSDEWTYRK, via the coding sequence TTGACAGAGACATGGAATTTTATTAACTCAGGCAGCCATGATCCATATTATAATATGGCAATGGATGAAGCATTGCTTAATTTCGTTTCAAGAGGAGAAATCGACCCTGTAATTCGATTTTATACATGGAATCCAGCGACATTATCTATTGGATATTTTCAGAGACTGCAAAAAGAAATAGATATTGAAAAAGTTAAAGAAAAGGGCTATGGGCTTGTTAGAAGACAAACAGGCGGCAGAGGAGTTCTTCACGACAAAGAACTTACATATAGTGTCATTGTTCCTGAATCACATCCTGAGATGCCTAAAACAGTTACGGAGGCATATAGAGTTATTTCGCAAGGTTTATTAGAAGGGTTTAAAGAACTTGGTTTTGAAACTTACTTTGCTGTACCTAGAAGTAAAGAGGAACGTGAGAAATTAAAACAACCTAGAAGTTCAGTTTGTTTTGACGCACCAAGTTGGTACGAACTGGTTGTGGAAGGGCGCAAGATAGCAGGAAGTGCACAAACAAGACAGAAGGGCGTAATCTTGCAACACGGTTCAATTTTAAAAGATATCGACGTCGATAACTTATTTGATATGTTTATTTTCAAAAATGAGCGCTTAAAAGAAAAAATGAAAAATGCCTTTACTGATAAAGCAGTAGCTATCAATGATATATCAGATACTAAAGTGACTTTAGAACAGATGGAAAAGGCTTTCGAAAAAGGATTCCAAAAAGGGTTGAATGTTAATTTCAAACCACTTGAGTTAACTGAAGCGCAAAAAGCAGAAATTAAAGAGATTGAAGCAAAATATAAATCTGACGAATGGACTTATCGAAAATAA
- a CDS encoding SA1362 family protein codes for MKKILFYAVLLVALIGLITNLDAILFSLARMVISLAILAGIAYLVYFFFFLTEDQRKYKKARWKYKWRNR; via the coding sequence ATTAAAAAAATATTATTCTATGCTGTATTGTTGGTTGCATTGATTGGATTAATTACTAATTTAGATGCTATATTATTTTCATTAGCCAGAATGGTGATTAGTCTAGCAATATTAGCGGGCATAGCATATTTAGTCTATTTCTTTTTCTTCTTAACAGAAGATCAAAGAAAATATAAAAAAGCTCGTTGGAAATATAAATGGCGTAATAGATAA
- a CDS encoding M24 family metallopeptidase, whose amino-acid sequence MSRIDKLNSFMNEKGLNAVIVLSDYNRRYLSGFTGTSGALVITPQERYLVTDFRYIDQASNQAPDFEIVNRSQGLIPEVVALLEQLKVENVGFEGHIVSYDTYLELNKAKISLESISDAIEDIRAVKDQYEIETIQKAAEIVDKTYEYILSIAKVGMTEQELKAELESKMLHLGASGPSFDTIVASGYRGALPHGVASDKKIEEGDMITLDFGAYYNGYVSDITRTFAIGQPDPKLVEIYNIVLEAQQTAVDKIKAGMTGKEADAIARDIIAEHGYGEYFGHSTGHGIGLEIHEQPMLAKTVDTKLVPNNCVTVEPGIYIEGLGGVRIEDDILITENGNEVFTKCTKDLIIL is encoded by the coding sequence ATGTCTAGAATTGATAAATTAAATTCATTTATGAATGAAAAAGGGCTAAATGCTGTAATCGTTTTATCAGACTATAATAGAAGATACTTATCAGGATTCACAGGTACAAGCGGTGCTTTAGTGATTACCCCTCAAGAAAGATACTTAGTAACAGATTTCCGTTACATTGATCAAGCATCTAATCAAGCACCTGATTTTGAAATCGTTAATCGGTCACAAGGCTTAATTCCAGAAGTCGTTGCTTTATTAGAACAATTGAAAGTCGAAAACGTCGGCTTTGAAGGGCACATTGTAAGCTACGATACTTACTTAGAACTAAATAAAGCAAAAATTTCTTTAGAAAGTATTTCTGATGCAATTGAGGATATCCGAGCTGTAAAAGATCAATATGAAATTGAAACTATCCAAAAAGCAGCTGAAATTGTAGACAAAACATACGAATATATTTTATCAATTGCAAAAGTAGGAATGACTGAGCAAGAGTTAAAAGCTGAATTAGAAAGCAAAATGTTGCATTTAGGGGCGAGTGGTCCTTCATTCGATACTATCGTCGCTTCAGGTTATCGAGGCGCATTGCCGCACGGAGTAGCCAGTGATAAGAAAATCGAAGAAGGAGACATGATTACTTTAGATTTCGGCGCTTACTATAATGGATATGTCTCAGATATCACGCGTACATTTGCAATAGGCCAGCCTGATCCTAAACTAGTAGAAATTTACAATATTGTTCTAGAAGCACAACAAACTGCTGTAGATAAAATCAAAGCAGGCATGACTGGGAAAGAAGCAGATGCTATTGCACGAGATATTATTGCAGAACACGGCTATGGCGAATATTTCGGCCATTCTACAGGTCACGGTATCGGTTTAGAAATTCACGAACAACCTATGCTCGCAAAAACAGTGGATACAAAATTAGTTCCGAATAATTGCGTTACAGTGGAACCGGGTATTTATATAGAAGGATTAGGCGGCGTGCGTATAGAAGATGATATATTAATTACTGAAAATGGTAATGAAGTCTTTACTAAATGCACAAAAGACCTTATTATTTTATAA
- the efp gene encoding elongation factor P, with protein MISVNDFKTGLTISVDNGIWKVIDFQHVKPGKGSAFVRSKLRNLRTGAIQEKTFRAGEKVEQAMIENRRMQYLYDDGDMHVFMDNQTFEQTELPGDYLEDELKFLKANMEVQIQSYEGETIGVELPKTVELTVTETEPGIKGDTATGATKSATVETGYTLNVPLFVNEGDVLVINTGDGSYVSRA; from the coding sequence ATGATTTCGGTTAATGATTTTAAAACAGGTTTAACAATTTCAGTAGATAATGGTATTTGGAAAGTTATTGATTTCCAACATGTAAAACCAGGTAAAGGTTCAGCTTTTGTCCGCTCAAAATTACGTAATTTACGTACAGGAGCGATTCAAGAAAAAACTTTCCGTGCTGGAGAAAAAGTAGAACAAGCTATGATTGAAAATCGCCGTATGCAATATTTATATGACGATGGTGACATGCATGTATTCATGGATAATCAAACTTTCGAACAAACAGAATTGCCTGGCGATTATCTTGAAGATGAATTGAAGTTTTTAAAAGCTAACATGGAAGTTCAAATTCAAAGTTATGAAGGCGAAACTATCGGAGTTGAATTACCTAAAACTGTTGAATTGACAGTTACTGAAACAGAACCTGGTATTAAAGGTGATACTGCAACTGGAGCAACAAAATCAGCAACTGTAGAAACTGGTTACACTTTAAATGTACCTCTTTTCGTTAACGAAGGCGATGTACTTGTTATCAATACTGGTGATGGAAGCTATGTTTCTAGAGCCTAA
- the accB gene encoding acetyl-CoA carboxylase biotin carboxyl carrier protein: MNFKEIKELIEILDNSNLTEINIEDNKGSVINLKKEKEREIITPQISQQPMATQAAAPAPVQNDNTANNEPAASAGEEDLGKTINAPMVGTFYKSPSPEEGAYVQVGDTVSNDTTVCILEAMKLFNEIQAEISGEITEILVEDGQMVEYGQPLFKVK; the protein is encoded by the coding sequence ATGAACTTTAAAGAAATTAAGGAATTAATTGAGATATTAGATAACTCAAACCTTACCGAAATTAATATAGAAGATAATAAAGGCAGCGTTATTAACTTAAAGAAAGAAAAAGAACGAGAAATTATTACACCTCAGATTTCACAACAACCAATGGCTACTCAAGCTGCTGCGCCAGCTCCAGTACAAAATGACAATACAGCAAACAATGAACCAGCTGCTTCTGCCGGTGAAGAAGATTTAGGTAAAACAATAAATGCACCAATGGTAGGAACATTCTATAAATCACCATCACCTGAAGAAGGTGCTTACGTTCAAGTTGGGGACACCGTATCCAATGATACAACAGTTTGTATTTTAGAAGCTATGAAACTATTCAATGAAATTCAAGCTGAAATCTCTGGGGAAATTACTGAAATCTTAGTTGAAGACGGACAAATGGTAGAGTATGGCCAACCGTTGTTCAAGGTGAAATAA
- the accC gene encoding acetyl-CoA carboxylase biotin carboxylase subunit, with the protein MKKVLIANRGEIAVRIIRACKDLGLHTVAIYSEGDKDALHTQMADEAYCVGPTQSKDSYLNIPNILSIATSTGCDAVHPGYGFLSENGDFAELCEACQLKFIGPSYESIQKMGIKDVAKEEMINADVPVVPGSDGLVESIAAAKKTAKEIGYPVIIKATAGGGGKGIRVARDEKELENGYKMTQQEAETAFGNGGLYLEKFIENFRHIEFQIIGDQFGNVIQLGERDCTIQRRMQKLVEEAPSPILTAEKRAEMGAASIRAAKAVNYENAGTIEYIYDLDTDDFYFMEMNTRIQVEHPVTEMVTGVDLVKLQLLVAMGEPLPFTQDDIKINGHAMEFRINAENPYKNFMPSPGKITQYLAPGGYGVRVESACYTNYSIPPYYDSMVAKLIVHEPNREETIMAGMRALSEYLVLGIDTTIPFHIRLLQNDIFRGGEYSTKFLEQNNIMDDEE; encoded by the coding sequence ATGAAAAAAGTATTAATTGCAAATCGCGGTGAAATTGCCGTTAGAATAATAAGAGCTTGTAAAGATTTAGGATTACATACAGTTGCTATATATTCTGAAGGGGATAAAGACGCTTTACATACTCAAATGGCGGATGAAGCATACTGTGTCGGTCCTACACAATCAAAGGATTCTTATTTAAACATTCCGAATATCTTATCCATCGCAACTTCAACTGGTTGTGATGCGGTCCATCCAGGTTACGGATTTTTATCAGAAAACGGAGACTTTGCAGAGTTATGTGAAGCCTGTCAACTAAAATTTATTGGTCCTAGTTATGAATCTATTCAAAAAATGGGCATCAAAGACGTAGCGAAAGAAGAAATGATTAATGCCGATGTACCTGTAGTGCCAGGTAGTGATGGATTAGTTGAATCAATCGCTGCCGCTAAAAAAACTGCAAAAGAAATTGGTTATCCAGTAATCATCAAAGCTACAGCAGGAGGCGGCGGTAAAGGTATCCGTGTGGCCAGAGATGAAAAAGAATTGGAAAACGGATATAAAATGACACAACAAGAAGCTGAAACTGCATTCGGCAATGGCGGATTATATTTGGAAAAATTCATTGAGAATTTCAGACATATTGAATTTCAAATTATTGGAGATCAATTTGGTAATGTCATTCAATTAGGTGAGCGCGATTGTACTATTCAAAGAAGAATGCAAAAGCTTGTAGAAGAAGCACCTTCTCCTATACTAACGGCTGAAAAGAGAGCTGAAATGGGAGCTGCATCTATTCGAGCTGCCAAAGCCGTTAATTACGAAAATGCAGGAACAATTGAATATATCTACGATTTAGATACAGATGACTTTTACTTTATGGAAATGAATACCAGAATTCAAGTAGAGCATCCAGTAACTGAAATGGTAACTGGTGTGGATCTAGTTAAGTTACAACTACTAGTAGCCATGGGAGAACCATTACCATTTACTCAAGATGATATCAAAATCAATGGTCATGCTATGGAATTTCGTATCAATGCAGAAAATCCATACAAAAATTTTATGCCTTCTCCAGGAAAAATCACACAATATCTCGCACCAGGGGGCTATGGAGTAAGAGTAGAGTCTGCTTGCTATACTAACTACTCAATCCCACCTTATTATGATTCTATGGTGGCTAAACTTATTGTGCATGAGCCAAATAGAGAAGAAACAATCATGGCGGGTATGCGTGCTTTGAGTGAATACTTAGTACTTGGTATTGATACTACTATTCCTTTCCATATACGTCTTTTACAAAATGATATCTTTAGAGGCGGAGAATATAGTACTAAGTTCTTAGAACAAAACAACATTATGGATGACGAAGAATAG
- a CDS encoding Asp23/Gls24 family envelope stress response protein codes for MVKVLDNNHKDLGKVEISPEVLISIASIATSEIDGLYGHFAELKNASPEKLNRKNLTRGIKLETKDDGIYIDVFCEFKYGINISKTATKIQETIYNSLSTMTTIVPKQINIHITHIEVENTKK; via the coding sequence ATGGTAAAGGTCTTAGATAACAACCATAAAGATTTAGGCAAAGTTGAAATTTCCCCAGAAGTTCTCATTTCAATTGCAAGTATTGCAACTTCAGAAATCGATGGCTTATATGGCCATTTTGCTGAACTTAAAAATGCTTCTCCTGAAAAGTTGAACCGTAAAAATTTAACAAGAGGAATTAAATTAGAAACAAAAGATGATGGTATTTATATAGATGTATTCTGTGAATTCAAATATGGCATTAATATTTCTAAAACAGCTACGAAAATTCAAGAAACGATTTACAACTCTTTAAGTACAATGACTACTATAGTTCCTAAACAAATCAACATTCATATTACACATATTGAAGTTGAAAATACTAAGAAATAA
- the nusB gene encoding transcription antitermination factor NusB, giving the protein MSRKESRSQAFQALFQLEMENTDLSIDEAINFIKDDHPDLEFDFIHWLVSGVKDHQPVLDEKIQQNLKDWKISRLLKTDRIILRMAAFELANSDTPPKVIINEAVELAKQYSDDDHYRFINGVLSNLNQ; this is encoded by the coding sequence ATGAGTCGTAAAGAATCAAGAAGCCAAGCATTTCAAGCATTATTCCAACTTGAAATGGAAAATACAGATTTATCTATCGATGAAGCAATTAACTTTATAAAAGATGATCATCCTGACTTAGAGTTTGATTTTATTCATTGGTTAGTTTCTGGAGTCAAAGACCATCAACCTGTTTTAGATGAAAAAATCCAACAGAATTTAAAAGATTGGAAAATTTCTCGTTTGCTCAAAACAGACCGCATTATTTTACGTATGGCGGCATTCGAACTTGCAAATAGCGATACACCTCCAAAAGTTATTATTAACGAAGCAGTTGAATTAGCAAAGCAATACAGTGATGACGACCATTACCGTTTTATCAATGGTGTTCTAAGTAATTTAAATCAATAA
- the xseA gene encoding exodeoxyribonuclease VII large subunit encodes MSDYLSVTALTKYIKYKFDQDPHLQSVLLKGELSNFKKHSSGHLYFNLKDKNSVVNAMMFKAQANKLDFEPKEGDEVLIEARVSVYERRGNYQIYVSKMHLDGIGNLYQKLEALKKELKKQGLFDEIHKKPIPKFPQKIAVLTASTGAAIRDIHSTINSRYPLVEQIQISTLVQGEQAKNDIIEKIKYADTLGADVIIVGRGGGSIEDLWNFNEEEVVRAIFKAETPIISAVGHETDFTLSDFVADVRAATPTQAAVMATPDQVELSQYIKQMELHLSRQIFQIINNKKKHLEHVSSYYKFKQPSLLYDQQIQRRDDLERQMNLSIKAKLERSQQQLQLLANRLNLRDLKQQTLQGMQTRLQLHESLNKSITNVLKNSKKQLSQRVETLNNLSPSNTMLRGYTIVNKEDQVVTSTQSLKTNDEINLQMKDGTVDAIVKKVRCNDNEQ; translated from the coding sequence ATGTCTGATTATTTAAGTGTAACAGCGCTAACTAAATATATTAAATATAAATTTGACCAAGATCCTCATTTGCAGTCTGTACTATTAAAAGGGGAACTTTCTAATTTCAAAAAGCATAGCAGCGGGCACTTGTATTTCAATTTGAAAGATAAAAACAGTGTAGTCAATGCGATGATGTTTAAAGCGCAAGCAAACAAGTTGGATTTCGAACCTAAAGAAGGCGATGAAGTCCTAATTGAAGCACGTGTATCTGTTTACGAACGACGTGGCAATTATCAAATTTACGTATCTAAAATGCACTTAGATGGTATAGGTAATCTATATCAAAAATTAGAAGCTCTAAAAAAAGAACTGAAAAAACAAGGCTTATTTGATGAAATACACAAGAAACCCATACCGAAATTTCCCCAAAAGATTGCTGTGCTTACTGCTAGCACTGGTGCAGCAATCAGGGACATTCACTCGACTATCAATAGTCGCTATCCTCTAGTAGAGCAAATACAAATCAGTACACTTGTTCAAGGAGAACAAGCTAAAAATGATATTATTGAAAAAATCAAATATGCAGACACATTAGGAGCAGATGTCATTATTGTCGGACGTGGCGGGGGTTCTATAGAAGATTTATGGAATTTCAACGAAGAAGAAGTTGTTAGAGCTATTTTCAAAGCTGAAACACCTATCATCTCAGCTGTAGGACATGAAACAGACTTTACACTAAGTGATTTTGTAGCTGATGTGAGAGCAGCTACACCGACACAAGCAGCCGTTATGGCGACTCCTGATCAAGTCGAATTAAGTCAGTACATTAAACAAATGGAACTTCATCTTTCCCGACAAATTTTTCAAATCATTAATAATAAGAAAAAGCACTTAGAACATGTTTCCTCATACTATAAATTCAAACAGCCATCGTTATTATATGATCAGCAAATACAAAGAAGAGACGACTTAGAGCGTCAAATGAATCTTTCGATAAAGGCTAAACTTGAACGTTCACAACAACAACTTCAATTACTAGCCAATCGTTTGAATTTACGAGACTTGAAACAACAAACTTTGCAAGGCATGCAAACAAGACTTCAATTACATGAATCACTTAATAAATCTATTACAAATGTGTTGAAAAATTCTAAAAAACAATTGAGCCAAAGAGTTGAAACATTAAATAACTTAAGTCCTTCAAATACAATGTTACGAGGTTATACAATTGTAAATAAAGAAGACCAAGTTGTTACAAGCACTCAATCCTTGAAAACTAATGACGAAATCAATTTACAGATGAAAGATGGTACTGTAGATGCAATTGTTAAGAAAGTAAGGTGTAATGATAATGAGCAATAA
- a CDS encoding exodeoxyribonuclease VII small subunit produces the protein MIMSNNQTFEEMMEELETIVKKLDNEAVSLEDALELYQKGMKLSASCDETLKDAEKKVNQLMKNDDEEVEQTDE, from the coding sequence ATGATAATGAGCAATAATCAGACTTTTGAAGAAATGATGGAAGAATTAGAAACGATTGTAAAAAAGTTAGATAACGAAGCTGTCTCTTTAGAAGATGCATTAGAGTTATATCAAAAAGGTATGAAGTTATCTGCCTCATGTGATGAAACTTTAAAAGATGCAGAGAAAAAAGTAAATCAATTGATGAAAAATGATGACGAAGAAGTTGAGCAAACTGATGAATAA